ATCACACTAAAAGCGCAAAATCGTTTTGGACGTGAATTCAAACTGAAAGCAGAGGGGTTCTTTGCGAGAGCGATTCAGCATGAAATCGATCATCTTCATGGCGTGCTTTTTACTGAGAAGGTTATTCGGTATGTCGATCCTGAACAGGAAGGAGAGAGTGAGTAACGATGACGAAAATTGTATTTATGGGTACACCAGATTTTTCAGTTCCTGTTCTTGATATGCTTGTAGAAGAAGGTTATAGCATTGTTGGTGTAGTGACACAACCAGATCGTCCAAAAGGCAGAAAAAGAGTGCTTACGCCTCCTCCTGTTAAGGTGGCTGCAGAAAAGCATGGACTTCCGGTGTTACAACCTGAGAAAGTGAAAGACCCTGCACAGCTTCAGCCTATTCTAGATTTAGAACCTGATTTGATCGTAACGGCTGCATTTGGACAAATTCTACCAAAACAGCTGCTTGATGCACCGAAATACGGTTGTATTAATGTTCATGCGTCATTGCTACCTGAGCTTCGCGGAGGCGCACCGATTCATTACTCCATCCTTCAGGGGAAAAAAGAAACGGGCATTACGATCATGTATATGGTTGAGAAATTGGACGCAGGCGATATCCTAACACAGTCCGTTGTCCCTATTGAAGAACGTGACAATACTGGAACACTTCATGATAAATTAAGTATTTCAGGCTCTGAGCTTTTGAAAGAAACGTTGCCAAAGCTTCTAAATGGTGAATTAACTCCTGTACAGCAAAACGATGAAGAGGCTACTTTTGCCCCTAACATTAAACGAGAGCAGGAGAAGATCGACTGGACGAAGACTGGTGAAGAAATTTATAACCATGTACGTGGATTGCATCCATGGCCAGTCGCGTTTACAGAGTATGATGGAAAAGTGATGAAGATTTGGTGGGCTGAGAAAGTAGAGAGTGCTGTGAAGGCAGATCCAGGTTCTGTTTTATATACGGATGCAGATGGTCCGGTCGTAGCAACAGGCAACTCAACAGCAATCAAGTTAACGGAGATTCAACCATCAGGCAAAAAACGTATGACATCCGCACAGTATTTACAAGCAAGAACATTC
The sequence above is drawn from the Pseudalkalibacillus hwajinpoensis genome and encodes:
- the fmt gene encoding methionyl-tRNA formyltransferase, with product MTKIVFMGTPDFSVPVLDMLVEEGYSIVGVVTQPDRPKGRKRVLTPPPVKVAAEKHGLPVLQPEKVKDPAQLQPILDLEPDLIVTAAFGQILPKQLLDAPKYGCINVHASLLPELRGGAPIHYSILQGKKETGITIMYMVEKLDAGDILTQSVVPIEERDNTGTLHDKLSISGSELLKETLPKLLNGELTPVQQNDEEATFAPNIKREQEKIDWTKTGEEIYNHVRGLHPWPVAFTEYDGKVMKIWWAEKVESAVKADPGSVLYTDADGPVVATGNSTAIKLTEIQPSGKKRMTSAQYLQARTFEKNERFGE